Proteins co-encoded in one Bacillus kexueae genomic window:
- the copZ gene encoding copper chaperone CopZ, producing the protein MATKVLLVKGMSCNHCVKAVETSVGEIEGVSNVHVQLADGKVQVDYDEKKATISAIKEAIEEQGYDVE; encoded by the coding sequence ATGGCAACGAAAGTTTTATTAGTAAAAGGAATGTCTTGTAATCATTGTGTGAAAGCTGTGGAAACAAGCGTTGGAGAAATTGAAGGTGTAAGCAATGTTCATGTTCAGTTAGCAGACGGGAAAGTTCAAGTGGATTACGATGAAAAAAAAGCTACAATATCAGCGATCAAAGAGGCAATTGAAGAGCAAGGATACGATGTAGAGTAA
- a CDS encoding acetyl-CoA C-acetyltransferase, with amino-acid sequence MREAVIVAGARTPVGKAKKGTLAHVRPDDLGALVVKETLKRAGNYEGNVDDLIFGCAMPEAEQGLNMARNIGALAGLPHTVPAITINRYCSSGLQAIAYGAERIMLGHADTVIAGGAESMSLVPMMGHVVRPNATLAEEAPEYYMSMGHTAEQVARKYGISREDQDAFAVRSHQRAARAIEEGKFSEEIVPVDVTVRSVGDDHKLTEQHVRFSQDEGVRPETNRDVLSTLKPAFSIDGSVTAGNSSQTSDGAAAVMVMDKEKAESLGLKPLAKFRSFAVGGVPPEVMGIGPVVAIPKALELAGLQIADVGLFELNEAFASQSIQVIRELGLDEEKVNVNGGAIALGHPLGCTGAKLTLTLLHEMRRRNEQFGVVTMCIGGGMGAAGVFELIS; translated from the coding sequence ATGAGAGAAGCTGTTATTGTTGCTGGTGCAAGAACACCAGTCGGCAAAGCCAAAAAAGGAACATTAGCGCATGTTCGTCCGGACGATTTAGGAGCATTAGTTGTAAAAGAAACGTTGAAAAGAGCAGGGAACTATGAAGGTAATGTGGATGATTTAATTTTTGGATGTGCGATGCCAGAAGCAGAGCAAGGACTTAATATGGCTCGAAATATTGGTGCGCTTGCTGGTCTTCCACATACTGTACCTGCCATAACAATTAACCGATATTGTTCATCTGGTTTACAAGCCATTGCGTATGGAGCGGAACGAATCATGCTTGGGCATGCTGATACAGTGATTGCTGGTGGGGCTGAATCGATGAGTCTCGTTCCGATGATGGGACACGTAGTTCGTCCAAATGCCACACTAGCTGAAGAAGCTCCAGAGTACTATATGAGCATGGGGCATACAGCAGAGCAAGTGGCAAGAAAATATGGCATTAGTCGAGAAGATCAAGATGCTTTTGCGGTTCGTAGTCACCAAAGAGCTGCAAGAGCCATTGAAGAAGGAAAGTTTTCAGAGGAAATTGTGCCGGTTGATGTGACTGTAAGGTCTGTGGGAGACGACCATAAATTGACTGAGCAACATGTGAGATTTTCACAAGATGAGGGAGTTCGACCAGAAACGAATCGTGATGTTTTATCAACATTAAAACCTGCGTTTTCCATCGATGGTTCCGTAACTGCAGGGAATTCTTCACAAACGAGCGATGGGGCAGCAGCTGTAATGGTAATGGATAAAGAGAAGGCAGAGTCACTAGGGCTCAAGCCTTTAGCAAAATTCCGCTCCTTTGCAGTTGGTGGTGTTCCACCAGAAGTAATGGGAATAGGTCCTGTCGTTGCGATTCCAAAAGCACTTGAGTTAGCAGGTCTACAAATAGCAGATGTCGGGCTATTTGAATTAAATGAGGCATTCGCTTCCCAATCGATTCAAGTTATTCGCGAATTAGGACTCGATGAAGAAAAGGTAAATGTCAATGGTGGTGCAATTGCGCTAGGGCATCCACTTGGATGTACAGGTGCAAAACTCACCTTAACGCTTCTTCACGAAATGAGACGTCGAAATGAACAATTCGGTGTCGTTACGATGTGTATCGGTGGAGGAATGGGTGCTGCGGGAGTATTTGAGCTAATTTCATAA
- a CDS encoding metal-sensitive transcriptional regulator, which produces MEEKELSHRKSHHSDKFKKDLTVRLNRIEGQIRGVKGLIEKDAYCDDVLTQITAIQSALNSVSRLLLEGHMKSCVVERIQEGDTEVIDEVLVTIKRMLKK; this is translated from the coding sequence ATGGAAGAGAAGGAACTTTCACATCGTAAAAGTCACCATTCAGATAAATTTAAAAAAGATTTAACAGTCCGTCTTAATCGAATCGAAGGTCAAATTCGGGGAGTGAAAGGGCTCATTGAAAAAGATGCATACTGTGATGATGTACTAACACAAATTACAGCTATCCAATCAGCGCTTAATTCTGTTAGCCGACTATTACTAGAAGGTCACATGAAGAGCTGCGTAGTAGAACGGATTCAAGAAGGAGATACAGAAGTAATTGACGAAGTGTTAGTAACAATAAAAAGAATGTTAAAAAAATAA
- a CDS encoding YusU family protein has protein sequence MDQKLAEQLDGLVEKYTELLLGDVTEDRKEKVKAWVIYTYIAKSMPPLVKHWNERYPEAKEAIKELIHEIKELNEIHRSQQK, from the coding sequence ATGGATCAAAAGTTGGCAGAACAACTGGATGGATTAGTTGAAAAGTATACAGAATTATTATTAGGTGACGTTACGGAAGATCGAAAAGAGAAAGTAAAAGCATGGGTGATATACACATATATCGCGAAATCCATGCCTCCTCTAGTGAAGCATTGGAATGAACGATACCCCGAAGCGAAAGAAGCAATAAAGGAGCTCATTCATGAAATTAAAGAACTGAATGAAATACATCGTTCACAACAGAAATAA
- a CDS encoding acyl-CoA dehydrogenase family protein — translation MANQTESYIKGGGFILEDISADRVFTPEDFTDEHKMIAKTTEDFVVNDVVPHIEDLENHQFDISVKLLRQAGDLGLLGADVPEEYGGLGLDKVSSALIAEKFSRAGGFSITFGAHVGIGSLPIVLFGTEEQKQKYLPGLATGEKIAAYALTEPGSGSDALGAKTTAKLNAEGTHYILNGEKQWITNSAFADVFVVYAKVDGEHFTAFIVERDYPGVSTGPEEKKMGIKSSSTRTLILEDVPVPKENLLGEVGKGHVIAFNILNIGRYKLAVGAIGASKRVVELSAQYANQRQQFKQPIAKFPLIQEKLANMTSKLYAMESSVYRTVGLFEDRMSKLAPEEAKDGKAVAASIAEYAIECSLGKVFGSETLDFIADEGVQIHGGYGFMAEYEVERAYRDSRINRIFEGTNEINRLLVPGTYLRKAMKGELPLLQKAQSLQEELMMMMPEEVGDGVLEQEKYLVRNAKKVALMVAGLAAQKYGPKLQNEQEVLVNLADIINNVYAMESAVLRTEKSIAKFGEEKSKQKLLYTQVYCQEAFNEIEAHAKESLVAVESGDTLRMMLSALRKLTRHTPINVIEKKREIAKHVLEEERYTV, via the coding sequence ATGGCGAATCAAACAGAATCCTATATCAAAGGCGGCGGGTTTATTTTAGAGGATATTTCAGCGGATCGTGTTTTTACACCAGAAGATTTTACGGATGAGCATAAAATGATTGCAAAAACGACTGAGGATTTTGTTGTAAACGACGTCGTTCCACATATTGAAGACTTAGAAAATCATCAATTTGATATTTCTGTAAAACTCCTTCGACAAGCGGGAGACTTAGGATTACTAGGAGCGGATGTACCAGAGGAGTATGGTGGATTAGGGCTTGATAAAGTAAGCTCAGCTTTAATTGCTGAAAAATTTTCTCGTGCAGGTGGCTTTTCCATTACATTCGGGGCACATGTCGGAATCGGATCCTTACCGATTGTATTATTCGGAACAGAGGAGCAAAAGCAGAAGTACTTACCTGGATTAGCGACTGGTGAAAAAATTGCAGCTTATGCCTTAACAGAACCAGGCTCTGGATCAGATGCATTAGGTGCGAAGACAACAGCAAAATTAAACGCTGAAGGGACGCACTACATTTTAAATGGAGAAAAACAGTGGATTACAAACTCTGCATTCGCTGACGTATTTGTTGTCTATGCAAAAGTAGATGGAGAGCACTTCACAGCCTTTATCGTAGAACGTGATTATCCAGGCGTATCTACTGGTCCGGAAGAAAAGAAAATGGGGATTAAAAGTTCATCTACCCGTACACTCATTTTAGAAGATGTGCCTGTTCCAAAAGAGAACTTACTAGGAGAAGTAGGAAAAGGACATGTAATCGCTTTTAATATTTTAAACATCGGACGTTATAAGCTCGCAGTGGGAGCGATTGGAGCAAGTAAGCGAGTGGTGGAATTATCCGCACAATATGCAAACCAACGTCAACAATTTAAACAACCGATTGCAAAATTCCCACTCATCCAAGAAAAACTTGCGAATATGACTTCTAAATTGTACGCAATGGAGAGCTCTGTATATCGCACAGTTGGTCTATTCGAAGATCGAATGAGTAAACTAGCTCCAGAAGAAGCGAAAGATGGAAAAGCGGTGGCGGCATCAATCGCTGAGTACGCTATTGAATGTTCGCTTGGGAAAGTATTTGGCTCCGAAACATTAGACTTCATAGCGGATGAAGGCGTCCAAATCCATGGTGGGTATGGATTTATGGCTGAATATGAAGTAGAAAGGGCTTATCGTGATTCCCGAATTAATCGAATTTTTGAAGGTACCAATGAAATCAATCGCCTTCTCGTACCAGGCACGTATTTACGAAAAGCAATGAAAGGTGAACTCCCGCTCTTACAAAAAGCGCAAAGTTTACAAGAAGAATTAATGATGATGATGCCAGAGGAAGTGGGAGATGGTGTCCTAGAGCAAGAAAAGTATTTAGTTCGTAATGCAAAGAAAGTGGCGTTAATGGTTGCTGGCTTGGCTGCACAAAAATACGGCCCTAAATTACAAAATGAGCAAGAAGTGTTAGTGAACCTAGCAGACATCATTAACAATGTGTATGCAATGGAATCTGCGGTGCTTCGTACTGAGAAGTCTATTGCAAAATTTGGCGAAGAAAAAAGTAAACAAAAATTACTTTACACACAAGTATATTGCCAAGAGGCATTTAACGAAATTGAAGCACACGCAAAAGAGTCCTTAGTAGCTGTGGAATCAGGTGATACGTTACGAATGATGCTTTCAGCACTACGTAAATTAACTCGTCACACGCCTATCAATGTAATTGAAAAGAAACGAGAAATTGCTAAACATGTGTTAGAAGAAGAACGTTACACAGTTTAA
- a CDS encoding FixH family protein, which produces MKKFGLILLLSLGLVACTQQESTENEEVEVLPLEVNLAVPANGEKNEEITLTAEVYYGDEKVTDATEVLFEIWKDGEKEESQKVEGKHSENGIYEVMYTFEEDGVYFVQSHVTAKDQHNMPKKQIVIGNPEEAGSTDESHNDLDESHEESHHHGDETVLIEMNIPDAVQKNEEQTLTTTVEKEGTIISGADVRYEIWMEGAEHHDWIEAVERNENYSASYSFEESGQYFVKVHVSNDEGLHEHIEKSVHVR; this is translated from the coding sequence ATGAAAAAATTCGGTCTCATACTCCTTTTATCTTTAGGTTTAGTCGCTTGCACACAGCAGGAATCAACAGAAAATGAAGAGGTTGAAGTTCTTCCATTAGAAGTGAATTTAGCTGTCCCTGCAAATGGAGAGAAAAATGAGGAGATTACTTTGACAGCAGAAGTTTACTATGGTGATGAAAAGGTAACGGATGCGACAGAAGTGTTATTTGAAATTTGGAAAGACGGAGAAAAAGAAGAAAGTCAGAAAGTAGAAGGAAAACATTCTGAGAATGGAATTTATGAGGTAATGTATACCTTTGAAGAAGACGGAGTATATTTCGTACAATCACATGTGACGGCAAAAGATCAGCATAATATGCCGAAAAAGCAAATTGTCATTGGGAATCCTGAAGAAGCTGGATCGACTGATGAATCGCATAATGATCTAGATGAAAGTCATGAAGAATCCCATCATCATGGTGATGAAACGGTATTAATTGAAATGAACATACCAGATGCGGTTCAAAAAAATGAAGAACAGACGCTAACTACAACGGTAGAGAAGGAAGGCACAATTATTTCAGGAGCAGATGTGCGTTACGAGATTTGGATGGAAGGCGCCGAACATCACGATTGGATTGAGGCAGTAGAAAGGAATGAAAATTATTCCGCATCCTATTCGTTTGAAGAATCAGGTCAATATTTTGTAAAAGTTCACGTTTCGAATGACGAAGGACTCCATGAACATATCGAAAAATCTGTTCATGTACGATAA
- the fhuF gene encoding siderophore-iron reductase FhuF produces MSTLTIEQWQLLQSFGLTFETVESELSIESIDLLDEQRLNAYLERIKSPLSANKISVCGSLLIKRYGVLAAIGLYSMSMWNKVLNVELTNVSIQSHHQNGVWSPKLHLKTLTVEELEGNREEKRTEWIIRLFKKHIDPLISAVSKIAKVSPRILWENVAVYILWMYESIPIEQLSCNLKKRVTDDFLFVVEQARGDMFGQYDHNPLTPFAQPKRFNEQVGKEIRMRKTCCLYYKTNDEQIRCQTCPVQFTKEGK; encoded by the coding sequence ATGTCAACTTTAACGATTGAACAATGGCAGTTATTGCAATCATTTGGTTTGACGTTCGAAACGGTTGAGTCAGAGTTATCAATTGAAAGCATTGATCTATTAGACGAACAACGGTTAAACGCTTATCTGGAAAGGATAAAATCACCACTGTCGGCAAATAAAATATCTGTCTGTGGTTCACTTTTAATTAAACGATATGGAGTATTGGCTGCGATCGGGTTATATAGCATGTCTATGTGGAATAAAGTATTAAATGTAGAATTGACTAATGTTTCCATTCAAAGTCATCATCAAAATGGAGTATGGAGTCCAAAGCTACATTTAAAAACATTAACTGTGGAAGAATTAGAAGGGAATAGAGAAGAAAAACGCACTGAATGGATAATCCGGTTATTTAAAAAGCATATCGATCCACTTATTTCAGCTGTATCTAAAATAGCGAAAGTATCACCTCGTATTCTTTGGGAAAACGTTGCGGTATACATCTTATGGATGTATGAATCCATACCTATAGAACAGCTATCTTGTAACTTGAAAAAACGAGTTACTGATGATTTTCTTTTCGTTGTAGAGCAAGCAAGAGGGGATATGTTTGGCCAATACGATCATAATCCGTTAACTCCTTTTGCCCAACCGAAACGTTTTAATGAGCAAGTTGGAAAAGAAATTCGAATGCGGAAAACATGCTGTCTATATTATAAAACAAATGACGAACAAATTAGGTGTCAAACATGTCCGGTTCAATTTACGAAGGAGGGAAAATAA
- a CDS encoding 3-hydroxyacyl-CoA dehydrogenase/enoyl-CoA hydratase family protein, which translates to MVQQIKKAAVIGSGVMGSGIAAHLANVGIPVLLLDIVPNELTEKEKLQGLTLQDKQVRNRLSNEAIKKLLKQKPAPLTSKENLQLIRAGNLEDDLAQLNEVDWIIEVVVERLDIKKKVFEQIDLHRKQGSIVSSNTSGISIEAMAEGRSDDFQKHFLGTHFFNPPRYLKLLEIIPTKKTDENVLAFMKQFGEEVLGKGVVEAKDTPNFIANRIGTYGLLVTVKEMMKGGYSVGEVDSITGPLIGRPKSATFRTLDVVGLDTFLHVAKNVYDQVEGSEKDVFDPPAFMKTLLEEKRLGSKTGAGFYKKVGKEILELNYETLEYGERKKLKTAATEMAKQAKGLKNKLKALLYSEDKAGQLLWNISAPTLVYSAQLRGEIADDIVAIDRAMKWGFGWQLGPFEMWDAIGVKQSVEKMKKQGLNPPQWVEEMLEKGFESFYKKDKDGHFYYAQGEYRPVEENKKVIHIASLKEAKGVIKKNSGASLIDLGDDVALLEFHSPNNAIGLDIIQMINFAVEEVEKNYKGLVIGNQGKNFCVGANLAMILMEAQDDNYFEIDMVVRRFQEAMMKVKYSSKPVVSAPFQMTLGGGAEVCLPTASIQAASETYMGLVEVGVGLIPGGGGNKELYIKHLDSMPKGTNFDLQKVANKVFETIATAKVSTSAEEARTNGFLNQYDGISMNADHLLSDAKQKVISLFDAGYRAPVKKKIPVVGESGYATMLLGAQSMHLSGYASEHDLKIAKKLAYVLSGGKVPFGTEVDEEYLLEIEREAFLSLIGEPKSQQRMQHMLVKGKPLRN; encoded by the coding sequence ATGGTCCAGCAAATTAAAAAAGCTGCGGTTATCGGTTCGGGAGTAATGGGTTCCGGAATTGCCGCACATTTAGCAAACGTTGGCATTCCAGTATTACTACTTGATATCGTACCAAATGAATTAACAGAAAAGGAAAAATTGCAAGGCTTAACGTTGCAAGACAAACAAGTTCGTAACCGTCTTTCGAATGAGGCAATAAAAAAATTGCTAAAACAAAAACCAGCTCCATTAACCTCAAAAGAGAATCTTCAACTCATTCGAGCTGGGAATTTAGAAGATGACTTAGCTCAATTAAACGAAGTCGATTGGATTATCGAAGTGGTTGTTGAGCGTTTAGATATTAAGAAAAAAGTATTTGAACAAATAGATCTCCACCGTAAACAAGGCAGTATAGTAAGCTCGAACACCTCAGGAATTTCCATTGAAGCAATGGCTGAGGGGCGTTCAGACGACTTCCAGAAACACTTCTTAGGCACACATTTCTTTAATCCTCCGCGATACTTAAAGCTTCTAGAAATTATACCAACAAAGAAAACGGATGAGAATGTATTAGCATTTATGAAGCAATTTGGAGAAGAGGTACTTGGAAAAGGTGTAGTTGAAGCAAAGGATACACCAAACTTCATCGCTAACCGTATTGGTACTTACGGACTGTTAGTCACAGTTAAAGAAATGATGAAAGGTGGCTATTCTGTAGGAGAGGTAGACTCGATTACAGGTCCATTAATTGGAAGACCAAAAAGTGCAACATTCCGTACTCTTGATGTCGTAGGGTTAGACACATTCTTACACGTTGCCAAAAACGTGTATGACCAAGTAGAAGGTTCAGAAAAAGACGTTTTTGACCCACCTGCATTTATGAAAACATTATTGGAAGAAAAACGCTTAGGAAGCAAAACAGGTGCTGGCTTTTATAAGAAAGTTGGAAAAGAAATTTTAGAGCTTAATTACGAAACGCTTGAATATGGCGAGCGTAAAAAACTGAAAACAGCTGCTACTGAGATGGCTAAGCAAGCAAAAGGGTTAAAGAATAAATTGAAAGCGCTTTTGTATTCGGAGGATAAGGCTGGGCAACTATTGTGGAATATATCAGCACCTACTCTCGTTTATTCGGCTCAGCTACGTGGAGAAATTGCGGATGATATTGTTGCCATTGACAGAGCAATGAAATGGGGATTCGGCTGGCAGCTAGGGCCATTTGAAATGTGGGATGCCATTGGTGTGAAGCAGTCTGTTGAAAAAATGAAGAAACAAGGCTTAAATCCCCCACAATGGGTAGAAGAAATGTTGGAGAAAGGATTTGAATCCTTCTACAAGAAAGACAAAGACGGTCATTTCTACTACGCTCAAGGTGAATACCGACCAGTTGAAGAAAACAAAAAGGTTATACACATTGCTTCGTTAAAAGAAGCAAAAGGAGTCATTAAGAAAAATAGTGGCGCTAGCCTCATTGATTTAGGGGATGATGTAGCACTATTAGAATTCCATTCCCCAAATAATGCGATCGGTCTTGATATTATTCAAATGATTAATTTTGCTGTAGAAGAAGTCGAGAAAAATTACAAAGGGCTTGTCATCGGAAACCAAGGGAAAAACTTTTGTGTCGGAGCGAACTTAGCAATGATTTTGATGGAAGCGCAAGATGACAATTACTTCGAAATTGATATGGTCGTTCGTCGTTTCCAAGAGGCGATGATGAAAGTTAAGTATAGCTCGAAGCCAGTAGTATCAGCTCCTTTCCAAATGACTCTCGGTGGTGGAGCAGAAGTGTGTTTACCGACTGCTAGCATTCAAGCGGCTAGTGAAACGTATATGGGTCTTGTAGAGGTTGGAGTTGGATTAATCCCTGGTGGTGGCGGAAATAAAGAGTTATATATTAAACACTTAGATAGTATGCCGAAAGGAACGAATTTTGACCTTCAAAAAGTAGCGAACAAAGTGTTCGAAACAATTGCGACGGCTAAAGTATCTACTTCGGCAGAAGAAGCTCGGACAAACGGGTTCCTTAATCAATATGACGGAATTAGTATGAACGCAGATCACCTTTTATCTGATGCAAAGCAAAAAGTTATATCACTATTTGATGCTGGTTATCGTGCACCCGTTAAAAAGAAAATCCCTGTAGTGGGTGAATCCGGCTATGCGACGATGTTGCTAGGAGCACAGTCGATGCACTTATCAGGGTATGCTTCAGAACATGATCTAAAAATCGCTAAAAAGCTAGCTTATGTTCTTTCAGGTGGTAAAGTTCCATTCGGAACAGAAGTTGATGAAGAATACTTACTAGAGATTGAGCGTGAAGCATTCTTAAGCTTAATCGGTGAGCCGAAGTCGCAACAACGTATGCAACACATGTTAGTGAAAGGAAAACCACTTCGTAACTAA
- a CDS encoding YuzL family protein, whose amino-acid sequence MARVQKEPSKNGVSAASVKGNAGPQKEMNGGGKKTSQNQQYKKENMGSDGF is encoded by the coding sequence GTGGCACGTGTACAAAAAGAACCATCTAAAAATGGGGTTAGTGCTGCAAGTGTAAAAGGAAACGCAGGTCCGCAAAAGGAAATGAATGGTGGCGGTAAGAAAACAAGTCAAAATCAGCAATACAAAAAAGAAAATATGGGGTCAGATGGTTTCTGA
- a CDS encoding heavy metal translocating P-type ATPase has protein sequence MKEKEISFQISGMTCAACSNRIEKSLKKMDGVMEATVNLALEKANVTYTEEKVNVPQLIEKIKSLGYGVITEKVDLDISGMTCAACANRIERGLQKQVGVESSSVNLALEKAQVEYVKGIISADEIIEKVEKLGYGATVKNDEGNRDIKEAELKRQQVKFYFALILSLPLVWAMVGHFSFTSFIYVPPLFMNPWFQFVLATPVQFIIGWQFYVGAYKNLKNKSANMDVLVALGTSAAYFYSLYLTIGSSATDEMMTELYFETSAVLITLILLGKLFEAKAKGRSSDAIKKLMGLQAKTATVIKDGDEQKVPIDQVKSGDMVLIRPGEKIPVDGTIVKGQTTVDESMLTGESVPVDKNVGDAVFGATINKHGTMTIEATNVGKNSVLQQIIKVVEEAQGQKAPIQRMADKVSSIFVPIVVAIAILTFTVWYLVVAPGEFAVALENMIAVLVIACPCALGLATPTSIMAGSGRAAEAGILFKGGEYLESTHRIDTVVLDKTGTITKGEPQVTDIWIDHQEKNRILHLVASAENRSEHPLAEAIVKGINSQEKLIEPAQFEAIPGHGIKATIDTQRVLIGTKKLMHDEHIKVPTSVIEKKEALEEEGKTVILVAIHHTCVGLLALRDNVKETSKEAIQRLLNRNISVYMMTGDNTRTAKAIAKEVGIHHVISEVLPEDKAKEVEKLKQEGKVVAMIGDGINDAPALATAHIGMAMGTGTDIAIEASDVTLMRGDLMSIVQAIKLSNRTMRNIKQNLFWAFAYNTLGIPIAAAGFLAPWVAGAAMAFSSVSVVLNALRLQRVKL, from the coding sequence TTGAAAGAAAAAGAAATTTCCTTCCAAATCTCTGGAATGACATGTGCCGCCTGCTCCAATCGGATTGAGAAAAGCTTAAAGAAGATGGATGGAGTGATGGAAGCAACGGTCAATCTTGCTTTGGAAAAAGCAAATGTTACGTATACCGAAGAAAAAGTCAATGTTCCTCAGCTGATAGAGAAAATTAAAAGCTTAGGTTATGGGGTCATAACGGAAAAGGTAGACTTAGATATTTCCGGGATGACATGTGCAGCATGTGCTAACCGAATAGAAAGAGGACTACAAAAACAGGTTGGAGTTGAATCTTCATCGGTCAATCTGGCGTTAGAAAAGGCGCAAGTCGAGTATGTAAAAGGTATCATATCTGCCGACGAGATCATCGAAAAAGTTGAAAAGTTAGGGTATGGGGCCACAGTGAAAAACGATGAAGGAAATAGAGATATAAAAGAGGCGGAGCTTAAAAGGCAACAAGTAAAATTTTACTTCGCCCTCATATTATCTTTGCCGTTAGTATGGGCAATGGTTGGTCATTTTTCATTTACTAGCTTTATATATGTTCCTCCTTTATTTATGAATCCATGGTTTCAATTTGTGTTAGCTACTCCGGTCCAGTTTATCATCGGTTGGCAGTTTTATGTCGGTGCCTATAAAAACTTAAAGAACAAATCAGCTAATATGGACGTGTTAGTGGCACTTGGAACATCTGCTGCCTATTTCTATAGTTTGTATTTGACCATTGGTTCCTCAGCGACAGATGAGATGATGACCGAGCTATATTTTGAAACAAGTGCAGTATTAATTACCCTTATTTTATTAGGGAAGCTATTTGAAGCAAAAGCGAAAGGTCGTTCGTCTGACGCGATTAAGAAGCTTATGGGACTCCAAGCTAAAACAGCAACAGTCATAAAAGACGGAGATGAACAAAAGGTTCCGATAGACCAAGTAAAAAGTGGTGACATGGTGCTTATCCGTCCAGGTGAAAAAATACCTGTAGATGGAACGATAGTAAAAGGACAAACAACGGTTGATGAATCGATGCTAACCGGTGAAAGTGTTCCAGTTGATAAAAATGTTGGAGATGCAGTATTTGGAGCTACGATCAATAAGCATGGAACGATGACGATTGAAGCGACAAATGTAGGGAAAAATAGTGTACTTCAACAAATTATTAAAGTGGTAGAAGAAGCTCAAGGGCAGAAAGCACCGATTCAACGAATGGCCGATAAAGTTTCTAGTATATTCGTTCCAATTGTTGTGGCCATAGCAATCTTAACCTTTACGGTATGGTATCTAGTAGTAGCTCCAGGAGAGTTTGCCGTTGCATTAGAAAATATGATTGCTGTATTAGTCATTGCTTGTCCATGTGCACTCGGGCTTGCTACACCAACATCAATTATGGCAGGGTCGGGTCGAGCTGCTGAAGCTGGAATCTTATTTAAGGGCGGAGAGTATTTAGAATCAACCCATCGGATTGACACAGTTGTTCTAGATAAAACAGGAACGATAACAAAAGGAGAGCCACAGGTAACAGATATCTGGATCGATCACCAAGAGAAAAATCGTATTTTACACCTTGTAGCGTCCGCAGAAAATCGTTCCGAGCATCCATTAGCGGAAGCAATCGTAAAAGGAATCAACTCACAGGAAAAACTAATAGAACCCGCTCAATTTGAAGCGATTCCAGGTCATGGGATTAAAGCGACTATAGATACTCAACGAGTATTGATTGGGACGAAGAAGTTAATGCACGATGAACACATTAAAGTTCCGACTTCTGTAATAGAGAAGAAAGAAGCGCTTGAAGAAGAGGGAAAAACGGTAATATTAGTAGCTATTCATCACACCTGTGTTGGTTTATTGGCTTTGAGAGATAATGTGAAAGAAACATCTAAAGAGGCGATTCAACGGCTGCTTAACAGAAACATCAGTGTTTATATGATGACAGGAGATAATACTAGAACGGCAAAAGCCATTGCTAAAGAAGTTGGAATTCATCATGTGATTAGTGAAGTGCTTCCAGAAGATAAGGCAAAAGAAGTGGAAAAATTGAAGCAAGAGGGGAAAGTGGTTGCCATGATTGGAGATGGCATCAATGATGCGCCTGCGCTTGCTACTGCTCATATCGGTATGGCAATGGGGACTGGGACCGATATTGCCATCGAAGCATCTGATGTAACGTTAATGCGTGGAGATTTAATGAGTATTGTTCAAGCCATTAAACTAAGTAATCGAACAATGCGTAATATTAAACAAAATTTGTTCTGGGCATTTGCCTACAATACGTTAGGTATCCCAATTGCAGCGGCAGGCTTTTTAGCTCCTTGGGTAGCTGGGGCAGCCATGGCCTTTAGCTCTGTTTCGGTTGTGTTAAACGCACTTCGTCTTCAAAGAGTTAAATTATAA